In Oligoflexia bacterium, a genomic segment contains:
- a CDS encoding aconitate hydratase, whose protein sequence is MEEKLSAAKKKLGKSALTYAEKILFSHLDNFDQEMVRGKSFVLLRPDRVAMQDATAQMALLQFMQSGRKQTAVPATVHCDHLIQARRGSSDDTKTALQTNSEVYDFLQSVCTKYGLGFWKPGAGIIHQVVLENYAFPGGLMIGTDSHTPNAGGLGMIAIGVGGSDAADVMAGLAWEVKMPKLIGIHLKGKLNGWTSPKDVILYLCGLLTTKGGTDQIVEYFGEGVSAISCTGKGTITNMGAELGATTSLFPFDKRMVDYLKITNRDKIADLANKYSQHLRADSEVEKSPEKYYDKVVEIDLSKLEPYVVGPHSPDVARPISKFKQEIKEKEYPDKLSAALIGSCTNSSYEDIGRVAHIAKQAFEHGVKMPQPFLVSPGSEQIHLTIKRDGQMKVLNDVGATVLANACGPCIGQWKRDDVKEGTKNSIISSFNRNFRGRNDSNPETLSFLASPDIVMALGLAGSLSFNPLTDELTTPHGNIKFTPPYADDLPAQGYATGDLGYLAPAENPDLVQVKVDSKSDRLQLLEPFKPWDGKDFVKLPILLKAKGKCTTDHISAAGPWLKFRGHLNNISDNMFLGATNAFTDEIGKATDSQTGAKSLPIPKVARNYKANGLRWVVIGDENYGEGSSREHAAMSPRFLSAAAVIVKSFARIHETNLKKQGLLALTFVNPIDYDKVLDGDKVSIVGLDKFAPGKNLDMVLSHANGSEEKISLKHSFSNEQIEWFKAGSALNLMNKRG, encoded by the coding sequence ATGGAAGAAAAACTTTCCGCGGCGAAAAAAAAGTTAGGTAAAAGTGCTCTCACTTATGCTGAAAAAATTCTCTTTAGTCATTTAGATAATTTTGATCAAGAAATGGTTCGTGGAAAAAGCTTTGTACTTCTGAGACCTGATCGTGTTGCGATGCAAGATGCCACAGCACAAATGGCGCTTTTGCAATTCATGCAATCAGGGCGAAAGCAAACTGCGGTTCCTGCAACCGTTCACTGCGATCATTTAATTCAAGCACGGCGCGGTTCAAGTGATGATACAAAAACAGCACTTCAAACGAATTCTGAAGTTTATGATTTCTTACAATCAGTTTGTACCAAATATGGTTTGGGTTTTTGGAAACCAGGTGCCGGAATTATTCATCAAGTTGTTTTAGAAAACTATGCATTTCCTGGTGGATTAATGATCGGAACAGACTCACACACACCCAATGCTGGTGGTTTAGGTATGATCGCTATTGGTGTCGGCGGATCTGATGCTGCAGATGTTATGGCGGGCCTAGCTTGGGAAGTTAAAATGCCAAAACTTATCGGTATTCATCTTAAAGGCAAACTCAATGGCTGGACTTCACCAAAAGATGTAATTTTATATCTCTGTGGCCTTCTCACCACCAAGGGTGGAACAGATCAAATCGTAGAATATTTTGGCGAAGGTGTTTCCGCCATTAGTTGCACAGGTAAAGGCACTATAACAAATATGGGTGCAGAACTTGGTGCGACAACTTCGCTCTTCCCATTTGATAAACGCATGGTTGATTATCTGAAAATCACAAACAGAGATAAGATTGCTGATCTTGCAAATAAATACTCACAGCACTTAAGAGCTGATAGTGAAGTCGAAAAAAGTCCTGAGAAATATTACGACAAAGTTGTTGAGATTGATCTTTCTAAACTTGAGCCTTATGTTGTGGGCCCTCACTCACCTGATGTGGCAAGACCTATTTCAAAATTTAAACAAGAGATTAAAGAAAAAGAATATCCAGATAAACTTTCTGCAGCACTTATTGGCAGCTGCACAAACTCTTCATATGAAGATATCGGGCGCGTGGCCCATATTGCCAAACAAGCTTTCGAGCATGGCGTGAAAATGCCACAACCATTTTTGGTATCACCTGGTTCTGAACAAATTCATTTAACAATTAAGCGTGATGGTCAAATGAAGGTGCTCAATGATGTTGGTGCAACAGTGTTAGCCAATGCATGTGGCCCTTGTATTGGTCAGTGGAAACGCGATGATGTAAAAGAAGGGACTAAAAATTCAATTATTAGTTCTTTTAATAGAAATTTTCGAGGTCGTAACGACAGTAATCCTGAAACACTATCATTTCTGGCAAGCCCAGATATCGTTATGGCTTTGGGTTTAGCGGGTTCACTTTCGTTTAATCCGTTAACCGATGAACTCACAACACCACACGGAAATATCAAATTTACACCTCCCTATGCTGATGATCTCCCAGCTCAAGGTTATGCAACGGGTGATTTGGGTTATCTTGCTCCAGCAGAGAATCCAGATCTTGTGCAGGTGAAAGTTGATTCAAAAAGTGATCGTCTTCAACTTTTGGAGCCCTTCAAGCCTTGGGATGGAAAAGATTTTGTCAAACTTCCAATTTTACTTAAAGCAAAGGGTAAATGCACTACCGATCATATTTCTGCAGCCGGGCCATGGCTTAAATTTCGAGGCCACCTTAACAACATCAGCGATAATATGTTTTTAGGTGCAACAAATGCTTTCACAGATGAAATCGGTAAAGCCACTGATTCTCAAACGGGGGCAAAGAGTTTACCTATTCCAAAAGTGGCTCGAAATTACAAAGCCAATGGATTACGTTGGGTAGTTATCGGGGATGAGAATTATGGTGAAGGCAGTAGCCGTGAACATGCTGCAATGTCACCTCGATTTTTATCAGCCGCTGCAGTCATTGTAAAAAGTTTTGCAAGAATTCATGAAACAAATTTGAAAAAACAAGGTCTACTTGCTCTAACGTTTGTAAATCCAATTGATTACGATAAGGTTCTCGATGGCGACAAAGTGAGTATTGTAGGTCTTGATAAATTCGCTCCAGGTAAAAATCTAGATATGGTTCTTAGTCATGCAAATGGTAGCGAAGAAAAAATCTCACTTAAACATTCATTTAGTAATGAGCAAATCGAATGGTTTAAAGCGGGCTCAGCACTTAACTTGATGAATAAGCGCGGTTAA